CCCAGTTTGGCCATTAGCTGGTAAGTTTTTAGAATTTTCAAAAATCTTTGCCGTGGCATCTAATAATGCTTTCCAACAGTAACACATGTCAGTCTTGTTTTGGTAGCGCTGAGTTATTACTTTGagtaatttaaaaaaatttgtaaaaaattGTATGTTTACTGCAAACTATTTATTTTGTTCCCAGAcctataaaaaatattgttttctGCCTGAAAGAAGGCTATAAAAATGTGTTTGCAATTTCAATCTTTTAAAAATGGGGATTATGGGTATTGATATAGAATACATTTATAATGTAGAAACatacaatttaataaaaaaataaaaagtcttaattttttataaagaCAGTTATGACTATAAATTGGTGGAATATATAATATTACCGATTAAATTAAGCAGCAGTAGTCATACAAGAGTAAGATATTTTTCTACAGGCCCAAAAGTATATTATAATGTTGGTTATATCAAGTAACTTAACTGATAAGAACTGGGttctttttataatatatttaacaaagAATGCAATGTaaagtattttaaaaaatcGTAAGAAACTTAAAATGTTGCTTCAAGATCCTGGTCATCATTGCCCCAGGGAAATTCCTTCTTTTCCGGTGGACCTTGACCCCTCGAACCGATTTCAAGCTCTATATAATCGGCAGATGACTGAGCTGTGACGTGTCCCAGCTGGAAAGtaaatatgcatatatttgttttatgttttttttggATTCATTGTATATTTTTCCTTTACTGCACTCACCCAACAGACCAAAAAAACGGCCAATATTTTCATTAATATCGATTGTAACAACATTTCTCTCCGCTGCCTCGGCACTCGACTGCTGATGGGAAACTGTTTTTACGTTTGCTCAACCTCTGCTTTTAATCAATTATcacttattaaatatttattatggtttttttgttttcctgaATACAAACAAAGCTCTTTATCTGTCGCCGCGGAGAGGTTTTAAAATTAATCCGTGGAACTGGGAAAAGGATGAAGTTTCGTTTCTTTTCGAAGGGAAATCATTAatgttttaattgttaataatAAGCTGTTAGGACGGGATATTGTTCTTTAAGATACACATTAAATAACTTCATAGAATAAAAGGTTAcatattatataatttaataattatttaacctTTGTTTGTCAAATGAATATAAGATGTGAGCCCTCGTTTAAGAAAGATCCCCTGTGGTGGTATGTGTTTTTGCATCGGGGATTCCTTTTTTATGACCAGCAATCTTATTATGAGACAACAACCGCCGTAGGAATACTTTCTGAGTAGATAAGGTGACATCGGGGATTCCTTTTGAAAATCGGCCTATAAAAGAGCATCGAAACTGCAGCAAAGGTATCAGTCAGCATATTCCAGTTCTTCCATTGAGATTAACCGAGATGCAGTTCACCATTGCCTTCGCCTTACTTTGCTGCGCAATCGCCGCTACTTTGGCATATCCCATGCCCGACGACATGACCATGAAGCCCACTCCACCACCGCAGTACCCACTCAATCTTCAGGGAGGCGGCGGTGGCCAGAGAGGCGATGGTTTTGGCTTTGGAGTCCAGGGACACCAGAAGGTGTGGACCAGCGACAACGGACGCCACGAGATTGGACTAAATGGAGGATATGGCCAGCACTTGGGAGGACCATATGGCAACTCAGAACCTAGCTGGAAAGTGGGAAGCACCTACACCTACAGATTTCCGAATTAATAAgcttcataaatattttttgtaaaaaactTTACCAAATATTATCTCGATTGTAATTCGAGTCTAGCTTTTATAAAGACCTTACCCACTTTGTATATTCAGataattgcaaaatatatAACCGAATACAACGATATGCATACCTGACCATAATTTCACTATCTCAAATGCCATCAATGTCCTTGGCGTTGTTTGTTTACCCCGGAACATTGAGGCAGACTTCTAGAGACAGAGGCTGGTGGGTCACAGATGATCTTGCAGTTTGGCTAATTGTTGATACATCTTGTTTGGCCAACTCCGTTGGGTAATAACAAATTACGATGACAGGCGGTCTTAATGAAACCTGCCAAGACAAAATGTTTTTTGCTAATTGGATTTATTGCGTAAACTGTCGAGAGAACCTTCGATGGAAATTTATCATGCCGCCGTCGCATCATCCGCATCATCCAACATCCGCAGCCTAACCCCAAGATTAAAATATTACGCCATCCCCAACGAAAGCGAATAAGATTCACTGGAGTATTTGAAAAATGATTCGTGCAGAGGCTGTGTTCTAAACTCTTTTACAACCAAATTTGGGGATTACCAAAGCTTTTCACATCATTAATTCGAGCTAAGAATGGCCAAATTGAGTTGACCTTGTAAAATGATGAATCGATTTTGGAAACTGAATTCTGCTTGGGGCTGCGGAACCTGTAAGGTAATTTTGCTTGACTTTTTCTTGGGAGGAAATCAAATTTTGGCGAAAGTAACGAGATATTCTTACTAATAGGAAACACGAAGTTGGAGttgattaaaaacaaaatatatgataaatgaaaatttattatATGGATAAAAACTCAGGTCACCAGAAAGAAAGTACGTGGTAAAATGAtaacacaaatatttgcatcTTAACTAGAATGCATAAAAGAAATATAACTCCAGTTCGAATTATCTTATTAATTAGAAAGAATTAATATTAACCTAAGAATCTGAAAAACAATGAGTAGTAtctaatatacatatattattttcaCAGCTGCCACACATGAATGGATCCCAATCCAAATACGAGTACCTCTACATTCATTGTTTCTAGATGGGATTCACTTTGTCATCTGCCTCTGTTTGTGGAGCCTACACGTATTTTCTTATCAACGAGATGTGGGGATCCACTGGTGAACCACTGCACCGTCGTCTTAACAGGGATTCCCAATTGGGGAATCTCATCTGCGAGTAGTGATAAGACACAGATCCGAGCTATATAAGAGCTCAGTTCCACTCTAGCCGCA
This genomic interval from Drosophila mauritiana strain mau12 chromosome 2R, ASM438214v1, whole genome shotgun sequence contains the following:
- the LOC117137216 gene encoding uncharacterized protein LOC117137216, with product MLLQSILMKILAVFLVCWLGHVTAQSSADYIELEIGSRGQGPPEKKEFPWGNDDQDLEATF
- the LOC117136602 gene encoding diptericin A is translated as MQFTIAFALLCCAIAATLAYPMPDDMTMKPTPPPQYPLNLQGGGGGQRGDGFGFGVQGHQKVWTSDNGRHEIGLNGGYGQHLGGPYGNSEPSWKVGSTYTYRFPN